GGATTAGAACTTTATTACACTCTGCTATGCTCTCCATAGGATTCAATGGGAAACAGGCTGGTTATTTCCAATGTTCTAATGGAGTTAGACAAGGGGACCCCTTGTCTCCTCTCCTATTCTGCTTGGCTGAGGAGGTGTTGAGTAGGGGTATCTCTAATCTTGTGGAGAACAATCTTATAAACCTCATAAAAGCCACCAAAACTGCCTTTGTCCCCTCCCACACTCTTTATGCTGATGATATTATGATCTTTTGTCGTGGAGATATTAAATCTATTACTGCTATTGCCAAGTTACTCAATGATTATGCTAGTTGCTCGGGCCAAATTTGTAACACCTCCAAATCTCTTATTTATGCAGGGGGAATGACTCAAACTAGATTTAAATTTTTGGCCGACTTGATTGGTTTTAAAATGGCTTTCCCTCCTTTTTTGTACCTTGGAGCTCCTATTTTCATAGGGAGAGCAAAACCTACTTACTTTTTGTTTGTTGTGGACAGGATTAAGTTAAAGCTAGCCAGTTGGAAATCCAGTCTCCTCTCTATTGCTGGGAGATTGCAGCTGGTAAAGGCAGTTATTCAAAGCATGGTTCTTCATAGCATAGCAATTTACAATTGGCCTGGGTCTCTCATAAAGAAAATCACTTCCTGGATGCGGAATTTTATCTGGAGCGGTGATATGGAAAAGAAAAAGCTTGTGACTGTGGCATGGAAGCACTGCTGTAACAGAGTTAAAGAGGGAGGGCTTGGCCTGAGATCTTTAGCCGACATCAATTCTGCCTCCAACCTCCTTCTTTGTTGGAATTTTGTGGAAGGAAAGCAATGTTGGTCCTCTCTGTTAGCTTCTAGGGTTAAGAGAGGTAACAACTTCATATCTTACCATATTAAATCTTCAATCTGGTCCAGCATTAAAGATAGTCATAAGCATGTGATGGAAAACTCTAAATGGATTTTAGGAGATGGTTCTAAGATTAACTTTTGGCTAGATCTTTGGCTGGATGAACCCCTGGCTTCTGTTTACAAAATACCTGAAATGTTTCACAATCAGCTATCTGTTATGGTCAAGGACTGGCTCGTGAATGGTTCTTGGTGCATCCCTTTGAATGTGCAAACTGCTTATCCTACTCTTATGCCTTTAGTCTCTAATTTATCCTTGCCCAGAACTGATATGGAGGATTTTGTGATATGGAAAGGGACTGATTGTGGTGGGTTATCTATGAAAGTTGCCTACGATTTCTGTCATAAGCTGAGATGCAGTAGTCCTTGGCCGTATGACTCCTTCCCGTGGGATAAGAGGGTCCCTCCCTCCCATTCCTTGCTTGTGTGGAGAGTTATGCATAATCGTTTACCGACTGATGAAAACATGTCTATTAGAGGATTCTCTTACACCTCTATGTGCTCCTTATGCAAAGAAAATGTTGAAACTACGGATCACATATTTTTCAACTGCAAGTTTTCCTTAGAGCTTTGGCACTGGTTGATTGATAAACTTAATTATGCTGGCTCAATTTGCAGTATCACTGATTGCTTGAATTTGTTGTCCTGTCCCTGGTCTCCCCAAGCCCGTGTGGTGGTTTTATCTTGTATTTGCAGCCTGTTTTACCAAGTTTGGAGGGCTAGGAACACTATGCGTTTTGATGGAAAATCTCTGCATTGGAAGTTTTGCATTGGATCGATTGTTTCCAGGGCTAAGCTTGCCGGTGATAATTCTGGTTGTTGCTCGAATAACTCTATTGAGAGCTTCAGAATTCTTAAAGCTTTTAATATTGGCATCATTCCTAGCAGGCCTTCGATATTGATGGATGTTATTTGGCACCCTCCTCCAAAAGGTTGGATAAAAATTAATGTGGACGGTTTGGCTAGAGGTAATCCTTCCTTATCTGCGTGTGGTGGGATTTTTCGTGATGAGAATGCGTGTCATGTTGGTAGTTTTTCGGATTTTTTGGGTGAAGGCTCAGCTTTTTTTGCAGAATTGATGGCGGCAATTTTAGCTATTGATAAGGCTAGAGTCTTGGGTTGGAAAAAACTTTGGATGGAAACAGATTGTAGTTCGGTGGTTAAAGCTTTCTCTGACTCTTCGTTGGTTCCCTGGAAAATTAGATCTCGTTGGCTTTTTTGTGTTGCGTACACTCGCAATATTGACTTCATGATATCCCATGTTTATAGGGAGGCCAATTTTTGTGCTGATTTTCTTGCCAACTTAGGTCTTTCTAATAGTAGTTATAATTGGTATAATTATGTGCACTCTATCTTAATTAAGGATTACCTCTTAGACATGGAGGGTACCCCTAGGCTTAGGCTTTGTTTATAAGGGGTCTTGGTTCGGTCCCCCCCTTGTGTATCTTGTgatcctcttctttttttttttttttataatattctcagtttaaaaaaaaaaaaagatggatCCCTTTTTTTATTTCATCATGGTTATTGCTTGCAATGATATACTAATGGTTAGATAGAGATGGATTTTTGTTGAATGATTGAACTCAATTTACTAAACAACTTCAAATTTTTTGGGTTCATTTTAGTTCATCAATATACTAAACAACTTCAATTTTTTGTGTGTGTTCATTTTAGTTCATTAAACAACTTCAATTCTATTTGTTCAATAATAGATATATGTcgtatttatgtttttttttttaatattcatgtatttttttatattgtttatttaaaggattaaattattaatttatgaaatattATTGTGGAACATTAATATtagagatttttttaaaataatttagagTGAGAGGTTATGGTAATAAGATTAAAACATGAGACTTTGAAAGGAAGAGGAACACACTCTAAAGATTCAAGACTCAAGAATTCACCACTAGGCTACCAACACCTCTTATTCTCATGGGAATGTAAGATTCTCAGCTTATTGCAtgagattaaaaaaataacaaattcaTGAGTAAATCATATTTCTAGAAATAAAAGATATCTAGATATAATAGCATTGACTGATAAGCTAACTTATAGCTTATGATTGATAGCTGGTGACTGATGAttgatagtttatagcttatagttGATAAACTAAtgaaagtgtttggtaaaattagtcattcaattagttgataattaaaattacataaaagacatccaatataaaattattttattttaaattaaaataaattataaattatagtaGTGAGTTTTAGTTAAAAGAATAaggaaaaaatagaagaaaaaaatgataagctataagctataagttaaaaTGTTATTTGAAACGGTGTTTGGAAAATAAGatataagttaataaaataagctataaactcgTGACAAATAGACTATTACAAAAGAGATATTTTATTGTCATATgaacttataagctataagctaaaaaaaatattttgccaAGCAGAATTTTATTATTGTCATCAAACACATCCATGTTTTTTATACATGAGCCAAATGCATGCCTTTGTATGGTGTCCAAATGTCTTATGCATTTTACAATATTTTATCCCTCTTATTTGTTCACGAGAATGGATTTTAAGACCCCCACTCAAAAGAATATGTTGATCTTTCAACAAAACATTGACCATTATTATTAATATCAAATGATTATTATTGAAGTTTAAATTGGTGTTTGACTATATTAGTTTGACTCTGAGAGTGGAGAACGATGTGGCGTCTAGTGTTATGCCAGTGATGTGTAATTTCATGATGTTTTTCTTGAAGATATCTGTGATTTGCCGCCAGAGTGTGAGGTGGAAATTGCCATCGACCTAGTACCAGGTACGAGCTCGGTGTCAATGGCTCCTTATAGGATATCTACTTCAGAGCTGAGTGAGCAAAAGAAACAACTAGAAAAGCTGTTAGAAAATAAGTTTGTTCGTCCAAGTGTTTCTCCATGGGATGCACCAGTGTTGCTAGTTAAGAAGAAAGACGACAGTATGAGGTTCTGTGTTGATTATAGGAAACTGAATAAAGTTATTATCAAGAACATGTACCCTATTCCGAGAATTGATGATCTGATGGATCAATTTGTGGGTGCTTGTGTGCTCAGCAATATAGATTTGAGTTCTGGTTATCATCATTTTCGAGTGAAACAATACGATGTTCCGAAGACCGTattcagaacgaggtatggtcattacgagtatactaTAATGTCGTTTGGAGTGTCAAATACGTCTagagtattcatggagtatatgaataagaTTTTCCATTCGTACTTAGAcaagtttgtggttgtgtttaTCGATGAGTTGTGTAGGAAGTATTGTGAGAAAAGAATTTGTATGTAAAGTCAtctaagtgtgagttctggttgaaGGTAGTGGGTTTTCTCAACCATGTGATTTCTAGTGGTGGGATTGCAGTTGACCTGTCAAAAGTTGATGTTATGTTGCAGTGGGAGACTCCAAAGTCTGTTACAAAGATTAAAAGTTTTCTGGGATTGGCTAGTTATTACCAGAGGTTTATCAAAGGTGTTTTTCAAAATTAGCATTTCCTTTGACTTAGTTGACTCAAAATGGTCAAGCTTATATTTGGGATGTGAAATGTGAGGAAAGTTTTCGAGAACTCAAGAAGAAATTGACAACTGAACCAATGTTAATTTTGCCGAGTCCCAGTGAGTcctttgtggtgtattgtgatgcatcaaatatgggtttaggtggtgtgctGATGCAAAAGGGTCAGGTTGTGGCTTATGCTTCTCCACAGTtaaaagttcatgagaggaattatccaaCGCATAATTTGGAGTTAGCaactgtggtttttgttttgaaattttggATACTTTATCTTTTTGGTTCCAGATTTGAGTTTTTCAGTGATCACAAAAGCttaaagtacctattcgatcagaaggaattgaacatgaggcagagaaggtggcttGAATTCCTACAGGATTATGATTTTAGCTTGAGTTACCCTCCTGGTAAGGCTAATGTCatagctgatgcattgagtaggaagtcttaaTTGTACATGTCGATGCTTATGGTTCAAGAGTTAgaattgattgaacaattcagagatatgAGTTTAGTATATGAAGAGACTCCTATCAATGTGAATTTAGGTAAGTTGAAATTGACCAATGATATCCTTGATGAGATCAGAGAAGGATAAGAGATCGACTTGGGATTGATTGACCGGTTAGCGTTAATCAATCGAGGCAAAGATGGTGACTTCAGCATTGACGAAAATAGTGTGATGAGATTCAGAGATGGAGTTTATGTTCCATATGTGCCCGAACTTAAGAAGAGAATTCTTGATGAAGGACACCGTGGTAAGATTAGTTTCCACCCATGTGCgcccaaaatgtatcaagacttgaagaatATGTTTTGGTGGCCATGAATGAAGAAAGATGTTGCTGAATTTatgtatgcttgtttgactttccAGAAGTGAAAGaccgaacatcagaagccgttgGGTCTGGTGCAACCATTGaatattccagagtggaaataTGATAGCATTTGCATGGACTTTGTTACATGTTTGCTGAAGAGTTCAAAGGTATGCGATTCAATTTGGGTGATTGTGGATAGGTTGACCAAATTAGCCCATTTTATACCGATAAGGAACAATTATCCTTTATAAAAGCTGGCTGAATTGTATATCGATGAGAatgtgaaactacatggtatcCCTTCAAGTATTGTGCCAGATAGGGATTTGAGATTTAAATCGAGGTTTTTAGAGAGTTTACAAGCTGCtctaggtactaagttgaggctGAGTTccgcttatcatccgcagacagacgGTTAAATAGAGAGGACCATCCAGTCTTTGGAATAACTACTGAAGGCTTGTGTGCTAGAACAAGAAGGTGCTTAGGATAACAAATTGtcattgattgagtttacctacaacaacagtttttaTTCTAGTATTTGAATGGCACCgtatgaagcattgtatggtataAGGTGTAGAACttctttgtgttggtatgagttTGGCGAGAGTGGTGTCGTCGGACCTGAGATTATTGAGCAGAGGGTTGAAAATATCAAGATGATCCAAGATAAGATGAAAGCATCGTAGAGTCATCATaaaagttatcatgacaagaggaggaagacacttgagttccaCGAGCGGGACCATGTGTCTTCATGATGTGTCATCAAACAATGTGTCGACCATTTTAATATGTGGGGATGACCAGTTGGTGGGAGCATAGTTTGGGAGTGTGAAGAACAGATACAAGAGTCCTATCCGACTTTGTTTTTCTCAGGTGATTTGCAAAGGCAAAAATTTCTAAAGTGGGAGAGAGTTATAACACCCCATTTTCAAATAGTTTATTTTAATCGATTTAATtatgaattaattataattttttgtattttattggaTTGATGGGTTGTGGTAGCTAAATAATAAATTGGTGTAGAAGTTAGTTAGAATAAATTAAAActtattagaattattttgatagttaaataataaaagtttatttaatttacttaagtaaatatattagaataataaaaatattaggaAAATAAGATGTGTAGAGAAATTGATGGCAAGGTTGGAATTAAGAAAAATATGGAGGATAGGAAAGGAATAACGTAATTAGAAGGAATTATGGTTtggaataaaataaaggaattggagaACCTGAGAGTGGCAGTGCGTGAAATTTTTTGGAGAATTGACAAGAGGAAATAGTCAAGAGATAGGAGAAGAAGAGTTTCAAGGAAGAGATTTCATTGCTTGCTATGGGGATTGTTCATCTATGAGTGCCATAACCATGAATGGGCAGAGTGGTTTCTCTTAACCTCCAATAGGTTTTTATTTCTCCATTGTTTGATGATGACTATGAAGAATGAATTTATGTGATAATTGtcttttgttgccttgttgttGTTTTGCCTTAAATCTATGAATGTATGATGAATTATGTTGAAATTGGTGTTTTAGGGtatgaatataattgattaattCATGATGAGATTGATGGAATTGTGTTAATTGGTGATTATTTGATATGTTATTCATGTTAGAATGTGAAATTGTTGAATTTTGATTGATGAAATTGGGCTGGGTTGGAGTATGAATGATTGGGAAGGTAGAGAGGATCGTAACTTGAAAACTGAAATTTTTGCACTTTGGActcagtgcaatcgattgcactcccAGTGCAATTGATTGTATGGcctcaaaaatgaaattttggctTTAGCAGAAATTAAGCAGGTTGGATTGCAATcccagtgcaatcgattgcacttcttgattttttgaaaaaaacggtTTTACCCTTGTTGCGTTATCCGACAATTTTGGCCATAATTTTTTATCCATACATCCAAATGACACCCCGTTTGAAGCGTTATAGAGCTAATGCTTAGAGCTACATCATGGTAGTGTTTGGTGAATTACGTGAATAACAATCATGTTCCTACTATAGTGATGTTTGTAATGGTTTGTATGATTGATTCATGAGTTGTAGTATAGATTTGATGAGGTATTGATGATATAAATGAAATAACATGATTGTATGTTATGAATATGCATATGTTGAGGTGTTGATATTGGTGATGTTGTTATGTTGGTTGTTATAATGATGTGGTTATGATTTTAATGTTGATGATGTTATTACGATGATGTTATTAATGATGTTATTAATGATGTTGCATGTTCAAATATATGCATGTTATTTTGATGGTGATTGCAATGTTGGTGGCATACAAGGTCAAAATAGGGGCCAATGTTTATGTGTTTTTTCATGCTAATGTTGAGAGCCATGCATTCATATTTTGTGGACTTTGGTTCTTTT
The Vicia villosa cultivar HV-30 ecotype Madison, WI linkage group LG6, Vvil1.0, whole genome shotgun sequence genome window above contains:
- the LOC131615239 gene encoding uncharacterized protein LOC131615239, with the protein product MKCLFWNIRGIANSSSRLALKRLIQSNHPDFVFIAEPWMDFCNFPQNWMSRFDLKVFAFNKREGLLPNLWCFCKSNLNPTILAVDDQHVTFSVSINSKVVNISAVYASTCYTARRILWNNLNNLIINSKTPWTFLGDFNAIISADEYKGNHTPSNTPMHEFFQWSDSNHLIHLPTVGNMFTWSNGRKGRHLTEKRLDRVICNLDMMDTCNTIVCHTLTRVKSDHYPIFFTCKWDNISYKSQFKFLRMWTLSNDCEKVIKEVWNTKVYGCPMYVLDKKLRILKCKLKEWNKVSFGDVKIKVRNAENSLNDIQQNISISGYSERLQIDEVKAQHELEKALCMEEAFWKEKANLNWHIDGDRNTKFFHTYAKIKRKNNLISSLIVDDSVTTDHNIIENHLVNHFSNLFNQNAQLQDNGLIHRVIPSLVNENTNTLLTITPSADEIYNAVKSLKTDSAPGPDGFGAFFFQHFWHIVKNDVIGAVTQFFLQDWILPNYNANTIILIPKTNEPNSLNHYRPIALANFKQKIISKIIADRLAAILPSLISKEQKGFVIGRNIKDCICLTSEAINILNNKSFSGNVALKIDISKAFDTLSWDFLLKTLKCFGFCSKFCSWIRTLLHSAMLSIGFNGKQAGYFQCSNGVRQGDPLSPLLFCLAEEVLSRGISNLVENNLINLIKATKTAFVPSHTLYADDIMIFCRGDIKSITAIAKLLNDYASCSGQICNTSKSLIYAGGMTQTRFKFLADLIGFKMAFPPFLYLGAPIFIGRAKPTYFLFVVDRIKLKLASWKSSLLSIAGRLQLVKAVIQSMVLHSIAIYNWPGSLIKKITSWMRNFIWSGDMEKKKLVTVAWKHCCNRVKEGGLGLRSLADINSASNLLLCWNFVEGKQCWSSLLASRVKRGNNFISYHIKSSIWSSIKDSHKHVMENSKWILGDGSKINFWLDLWLDEPLASVYKIPEMFHNQLSVMVKDWLVNGSWCIPLNVQTAYPTLMPLVSNLSLPRTDMEDFVIWKGTDCGGLSMKVAYDFCHKLRCSSPWPYDSFPWDKRVPPSHSLLVWRVMHNRLPTDENMSIRGFSYTSMCSLCKENVETTDHIFFNCKFSLELWHWLIDKLNYAGSICSITDCLNLLSCPWSPQARVVVLSCICSLFYQVWRARNTMRFDGKSLHWKFCIGSIVSRAKLAGDNSGCCSNNSIESFRILKAFNIGIIPSRPSILMDVIWHPPPKGWIKINVDGLARGNPSLSACGGIFRDENACHVGSFSDFLGEGSAFFAELMAAILAIDKARVLGWKKLWMETDCSSVVKAFSDSSLVPWKIRSRWLFCVAYTRNIDFMISHVYREANFCADFLANLGLSNSSYNWYNYVHSILIKDYLLDMEDICDLPPECEVEIAIDLVPGTSSVSMAPYRISTSELSEQKKQLEKLLENKFVRPSVSPWDAPVLLVKKKDDSMRFCVDYRKLNKVIIKNMYPIPRIDDLMDQFVGACVLSNIDLSSGYHHFRVKQYDVPKTVFRTRYGHYEYTIMSFGVSNTSRVFMEYMNKIFHSYLDKFVVVGFLNHVISSGGIAVDLSKVDVMLQWETPKSVTKIKSFLGLASYYQRFIKAYIWDVKCEESFRELKKKLTTEPMLILPSPSESFVVYCDASNMGLGGVLMQKGQVVAYASPQLKVHERNYPTHNLELATVDYDFSLSYPPGKANVIADALSRKS